In Pseudomonadota bacterium, one genomic interval encodes:
- the plsY gene encoding glycerol-3-phosphate 1-O-acyltransferase PlsY — MTITALAGLTLLIIAAYLLGSLSGSLLLGRVYRLDIRQSGSGNAGGTNALRARGWRFALPVVMIDVGKGAVATGLMPLLWPLPLPPIDAVAAACGVAAILGHVFPVFFGFRGGKGAATFVGGLLGMLPLVALGLMVLWLLCLTLTGFVGLSTICASLGAVLLSLWLAPEPSMPWAFVFCVLAAMTVVLAHHSNVRRLFAGTEPRMPKAMVFRRWQ; from the coding sequence GTGACCATCACCGCTCTGGCGGGGCTCACCCTGCTTATCATCGCGGCCTATCTGCTGGGCTCACTGTCAGGCTCCCTGCTGCTTGGCCGCGTCTACCGGCTTGATATAAGACAATCCGGCAGCGGCAATGCGGGCGGCACCAACGCGCTGCGAGCCCGGGGCTGGCGCTTTGCGCTGCCGGTTGTGATGATCGACGTTGGGAAAGGCGCAGTGGCCACCGGCCTGATGCCCCTGCTGTGGCCGCTGCCCCTGCCGCCGATCGACGCCGTGGCCGCCGCCTGTGGCGTGGCCGCGATCCTGGGTCACGTGTTTCCCGTCTTTTTCGGCTTTCGCGGTGGAAAGGGCGCCGCGACCTTTGTTGGCGGGCTGTTGGGTATGCTGCCGCTGGTCGCGCTCGGGCTGATGGTGTTGTGGCTGCTGTGCCTCACGCTGACCGGTTTTGTCGGCCTGTCCACCATCTGTGCTTCGCTAGGCGCGGTGCTGCTGTCGCTGTGGCTTGCGCCAGAGCCGTCAATGCCTTGGGCTTTTGTGTTCTGCGTCCTGGCTGCGATGACGGTGGTCCTCGCGCATCACAGCAACGTCCGGCGGCTGTTTGCCGGTACCGAGCCGCGGATGCCCAAGGCAATGGTTTTTCGGCGATGGCAATGA
- a CDS encoding DegV family protein, producing MTAPDTVSATDQVDGAWMRCALIAGIHRLISNRDHINRINVFPVADSDTGTNMALTMHAVLTGATRQVQHHLGLFMEEVADHALDGARGNSGAIFAQYWQGFAEGVAGQEHVDMQRFALAAQQGASSAQVAIAEPREGTLLTVLTDHARSLQQAIADGAADFRELLEEALASARRSLANTPNQLDVLAAAGVVDAGAQGFVDLLEGMQDYAETGEITSVLPVGLKFEEGPVPNMVHGVDAEHRYCTECMLTADALDKRRLREALADLDSSSLVLAGTRSKMRIHIHTNEPQDVWGVCERFGDISREKVDDMYTQYESVRSGKRLAILADTGADIPDELLEKHNLHLVPLRVTIDDHQYIDKVSFDAADFYQRVATASSHPTTSQPPPSDYRRQYEFLDSHFKQTVCISISAALSGTWQAADSAAKRVSAERITAWDSRQVSASQGLLAVFAAECAEAGYTSEQTVEMLEFMKGRSRSFAIVRDLSFAVRGGRVPPWVKSAADFLRLTTVLGTRPEGIVGPVGAIFSRRRAVAGFARWLKRRLATTQTYRLIVAHCAAPEDSRELSDLLAGEFPDSSVWEAEAGAALGAHAGPGCVIVGIQEYLTPKQVADRRAQPSPEGP from the coding sequence ATGACAGCTCCGGACACGGTTTCGGCCACCGATCAGGTTGATGGCGCCTGGATGCGCTGCGCCCTCATCGCGGGTATTCATCGGCTGATCTCCAATCGAGATCACATCAATCGCATCAACGTCTTTCCGGTGGCGGACAGCGATACGGGCACCAACATGGCGCTGACGATGCACGCGGTCCTGACCGGCGCCACCCGGCAGGTTCAGCACCACCTCGGTCTCTTTATGGAGGAGGTGGCCGACCACGCCCTGGACGGCGCTCGGGGAAACTCAGGCGCGATCTTTGCCCAATACTGGCAGGGGTTCGCGGAAGGCGTTGCGGGGCAGGAACACGTGGACATGCAGCGATTTGCCCTGGCTGCGCAGCAGGGTGCAAGCAGCGCGCAGGTTGCCATCGCTGAACCTCGTGAAGGCACGCTGCTGACGGTTCTGACCGATCACGCCCGCTCTTTGCAGCAGGCGATTGCCGACGGTGCCGCCGATTTTCGCGAGTTGCTGGAGGAGGCACTCGCCAGCGCCCGTCGCTCGCTCGCTAACACCCCCAATCAGCTGGACGTACTCGCGGCGGCGGGCGTGGTGGACGCCGGAGCACAGGGGTTCGTTGATCTGCTTGAAGGTATGCAGGACTACGCAGAAACCGGCGAGATCACCTCCGTGCTGCCGGTGGGCCTGAAGTTCGAGGAAGGCCCGGTGCCGAACATGGTGCACGGCGTAGATGCTGAGCACCGCTACTGCACCGAGTGCATGCTGACCGCCGACGCGCTGGACAAGCGGCGGCTTCGCGAAGCGCTGGCAGATCTTGATTCATCGTCGCTGGTGCTCGCGGGCACCCGCAGCAAAATGCGTATCCACATCCACACCAACGAGCCGCAGGATGTGTGGGGTGTCTGCGAGCGATTCGGTGACATCAGCCGCGAAAAGGTCGACGACATGTACACCCAGTACGAGTCGGTGCGCAGCGGCAAGCGGCTGGCCATTCTGGCCGACACCGGGGCGGACATCCCCGATGAGCTGCTGGAGAAACACAACCTTCATCTGGTGCCGCTGCGCGTGACGATCGATGACCACCAGTACATCGACAAAGTGTCCTTTGACGCCGCGGATTTCTATCAGCGGGTGGCGACCGCAAGCAGTCACCCGACCACCTCGCAGCCGCCGCCCAGCGACTACCGCCGGCAGTATGAGTTTCTGGATTCCCACTTCAAACAGACGGTGTGTATCAGCATTTCAGCGGCCCTGAGTGGAACCTGGCAGGCCGCTGACAGCGCTGCAAAAAGGGTCAGCGCCGAGCGGATCACCGCCTGGGACTCGCGCCAGGTAAGCGCCAGCCAGGGGCTGCTGGCCGTGTTTGCCGCCGAGTGTGCTGAGGCGGGTTACACCAGTGAGCAAACCGTCGAGATGCTGGAGTTTATGAAGGGTCGCAGCCGCTCCTTTGCGATTGTTCGTGACCTGAGCTTTGCGGTGCGCGGAGGGCGCGTGCCGCCCTGGGTGAAGAGCGCCGCCGACTTCCTCCGGCTGACCACCGTCCTTGGGACCCGTCCCGAGGGTATCGTTGGCCCGGTCGGCGCAATCTTTAGCCGCCGCCGGGCCGTCGCCGGCTTTGCCCGCTGGCTGAAGCGACGCCTAGCCACAACCCAAACCTATCGCCTGATCGTGGCCCACTGCGCCGCGCCCGAAGATAGTCGCGAGCTGTCCGACCTCCTCGCCGGTGAGTTTCCCGACAGCAGCGTGTGGGAGGCCGAAGCGGGGGCGGCGCTTGGAGCGCACGCCGGGCCCGGCTGCGTGATCGTCGGCATCCAGGAATATCTGACGCCCAAACAGGTCGCCGATCGCCGCGCCCAGCCCTCGCCGGAGGGTCCGTGA
- a CDS encoding PspC domain-containing protein codes for MNSSHNSDGFDKVKRVLGGGPGEGWVFGVCANVARRTGWELWAVRAVVLVSLLIMSLLTILGYFALAMLMNETRPGAQQKMRRWAGQLDTLFEAVSQGLKRFFDQKSDGHTTDGRRRSSERRDTYWQDYQA; via the coding sequence GTGAATAGCTCTCACAACAGCGACGGTTTCGACAAGGTGAAGCGGGTACTCGGCGGCGGCCCGGGCGAAGGCTGGGTCTTTGGCGTTTGCGCCAACGTCGCGCGCCGCACCGGTTGGGAGCTGTGGGCGGTCCGCGCCGTTGTGCTGGTGAGTCTGCTGATCATGTCGCTGCTGACAATCCTTGGCTACTTTGCCCTGGCGATGCTGATGAACGAGACCCGACCGGGGGCTCAACAAAAAATGCGCCGCTGGGCCGGTCAGCTCGACACACTCTTTGAGGCGGTCAGCCAGGGCCTTAAGCGCTTTTTTGATCAGAAAAGTGATGGCCATACGACCGACGGACGTCGCCGCAGCAGCGAACGCCGCGATACCTACTGGCAGGACTACCAGGCCTGA